In the Brassica napus cultivar Da-Ae chromosome A7, Da-Ae, whole genome shotgun sequence genome, one interval contains:
- the LOC106354766 gene encoding probable BOI-related E3 ubiquitin-protein ligase 2 — protein sequence MAVDAHHLLLSTPQLFSNRELMMHNNNDNATMEPTTNGGFCTNGYGVVSPFSATDDSPPPPLLHHMYGASCTADSFANYYADGANLQTRKRSRDSRSDYYPHHQSTVSPSYVAPYSFLGQDIDLSSHINQQQHDIDRFVSLHMERVKFEIQEKRKRQARTIVEAIEHGLAKRLRVKDEERERIGKINHALEERVKSLSIENQIWRDLAQSNEATANNLRANLEEVLAQVKDITGAGLANCDDDAQSCCGSSSGEETVRRTVVAKGRMCRSCGEEESCVLVLPCRHLCLCGVCGSSVHTCPICRSPKNASVHVNMSP from the exons atggcCGTCGATGctcaccatcttcttctctcTACTCCTCAACTCTTCTCCAACAG AGAGTTAATGATGCATAACAATAACGACAACGCCACGATGGAACCAACAACTAATGGCGGTTTCTGCACCAACGGTTACGGCGTCGTTTCACCTTTCTCCGCCACGGACGAttcgcctcctcctcctcttcttcatcatatGTACGGCGCTTCCTGCACCGCAGATTCGTTCGCTAATTACTACGCCGACGGTGCTAATCTCCAGACGAGAAAACGCTCCAGAGACTCGAGATCCGATTACTACCCTCACCATCAGAGCACTGTATCACCATCGTACGTTGCTCCTTACTCGTTCCTCGGCCAAGACATTGATCTCTCCTCTCACATCAATCAGCAGCAGCAcgatatcgatcgattcgtCTCCCTTCAT ATGGAGAGAGTGAAGTTCGAGATTcaagagaagaggaagaggcaAGCGAGGACGATCGTGGAGGCGATAGAGCATGGGCTCGCGAAACGGCTACGAGTCAAGGACGAAGAGCGAGAGAGAATCGGGAAGATCAACCACGCGCTCGAGGAGCGCGTGAAGTCGCTATCCATCGAGAACCAAATCTGGCGGGATCTCGCGCAGAGTAACGAAGCGACCGCTAACAACCTCCGCGCCAACCTCGAGGAGGTCCTGGCGCAGGTTAAGGATATAACCGGCGCAGGATTAGCTAATTGTGACGATGATGCGCAGTCGTGTTGCGGGAGTAGTTCGGGTGAAGAAACGGTTAGGCGCACGGTAGTGGCGAAAGGTAGGATGTGCAGAAGCTGTGGGGAGGAGGAATCGTGTGTGTTGGTCTTACCGTGCAGACACTTGTGCTTGTGTGGAGTCTGTGGGTCCAGTGTGCATACGTGTCCCATCTGTAGGTCTCCCAAAAACGCTAGCGTTCATGTTAACATGTCACCTTGA
- the LOC125576397 gene encoding protein PAT1 homolog — protein sequence MDTNQAPGTDDLNKVADNPSGDSMFDASQYAFFGNDVVEEVELGGLEEEDEILSLNGIGEGFSFGKEEVEDSRPLSDVDDLATTFSKLNRDPEVNRNTGPVIDRRPRQNSLAPDWTYRAEIPDWYGQQLLDSDAIKDDKAWSGQPFSALDPKRTTQHPEPQRQLHQNHNQQQFPSDPILVPKSSFVSYPPPSSISPEQRLGHPNVVPYHSGGAQMGSPNFSQFSTVQPQLAGMHQFRPDLPLNNRPPAQWMNNALLQQPSHQNGLMPPQLQGSQNRLQHPMQPQLFNPHLSRSSSSGSYDGMLGFVDPREARPGSAQGNRQNMRFHQQGFDGGVQRRNSGWPPYRSKYMSAGELENILRAQLAATHSNDPYVDDYYHQACLAKNSAGGKLRHHFCPNHLRDLLHPRARTNNEPHAFLQVDALGRVPFSSIRRPRPLLEMDPPNSAKSGDSDNKATDKPLDEEPMLAARVCIEDGLNLLLDVDDIDRFLQFSQLHDGGNQLKQKRHALLESLAVSLQLFDPLAKNGQSRSQDDFIFQRIISLPKGRKLLVRYLQLIFPGSDLMRIVCMGIFRHLRSLFGTISPDPDIAKTTNKLANVVNSCIHKMELGPISACLAAVSCSSEQPPLRPLGTPVGDGASTVLKSTLDRASELLRGNNFNTAGMALWRASFNEFYNLLMRYCISKYDGIMQSLNSQLPPEFAGEISDAAAQAIVREMPIELLRSSFPHIDEQQKRLLMEFLKRSMLGSQKTEQPVLS from the exons ATGGATACTAATCAAGCTCCTGGAACCGACGATCTTAATAAAGTTGCAGATAATCCTTCAG GTGATTCAATGTTTGATGCATCTCAGTATGCGTTTTTTGGGAACGATGTTGTGGAGGAGGTTGAGCTTGGTGGATTggaagaggaagatgagatTCTGTCTCTCAATGGGATAGGGGAAGGCTTTTCATTTGGCAAGGAAGAG GTTGAAGATTCTAGACCTCTGTCGGACGTTGATGATCTTGCTACTACTTTCTCAAAG TTGAATAGGGATCCTGAGGTCAATAGAAACACGGGACCAGTCATTGATAGGCGACCGAGACAGA ATTCTTTAGCACCTGACTGGACTTATAGGGCGGAGATACCAGATTGGTATGGCCAGCAGTTACTGGACTCTGATGCCATTAAAGATGACAAGGCTTGGTCGGGACAACCTTTCTCTGCTCTGGACCCTAAAAGAACAACACAACATCCCGAACCACAACGTCAGCTGCATCAAAACCACAATCAACAACAGTTTCCCAGTGATCCTATTCTTGTCCCGAAGTCATCTTTTGTTTCATACCCTCCTCCAAGCAGCATATCACCAGAACAGCGTTTAGGACACCCAAATGTTGTACCATATCATTCTGGTGGGGCTCAAATGGGATCGCCAAACTTTTCTCAGTTCTCAACTGTGCAGCCTCAGTTGGCTGGCATGCATCAGTTTCGTCCAGATCTTCCCCTGAATAACCGCCCTCCGGCTCAATGGATGAATAACGCGTTGCTACAACAGCCGTCTCATCAAAACGGTTTGATGCCCCCTCAGTTGCAGGGATCTCAGAATAGGTTACAACATCCAATGCAGCCTCAGTTATTTAATCCTCATCTTTCTCGATCATCATCCTCTGGAAGTTATGATGGAATGCTTGGGTTTGTTGATCCGAGGGAAGCAAGACCAGGGTCGGCTCAAGGCAACAGACAGAACATGCGTTTTCATCAACAAGGCTTTGATGGTGGCGTTCAGAGGAGAAATAGCGGATGGCCTCCATACCGGTCCAAATATATGTCAGCAGGCGAGTTAGAGAATATATTGAGAGCGCAGCTTGCTGCCACACACAGCAATGATCCTTACGTTGATGACTACTACCATCAAGCATGCCTTGCGAAGAATTCTGCAGGTGGGAAACTGAGACATCATTTCTGTCCAAATCATTTGAGGGACCTGCTCCATCCACGTGCACGGACAAACAACGAGCCCCATGCGTTTCTTCAGGTTGATGCTCTTGGTAGAGTTCCTTTCTCTTCGATCCGCAGGCCTCGGCCCCTTCTTGAAATGGACCCTCCAAACTCAGCTAAATCTGGTGATTCGGATAACAAAGCTACCGATAAGCCCCTTGATGAAGAACCTATGCTTGCAGCTAGAGTGTGCATTGAGGACGGTCTTAACCTCCTCCTCGATGTCGATGACATTGATCGTTTCCTACAGTTTAGCCAGCTCCACGACGGAGGAAACCAGTTGAAACAAAAACGGCACGCTTTGCTGGAAAGCCTCGCCGTTTCGCTGCAGCTCTTTGATCCCCTAGCCAAGAATGGGCAAAGCAGGTCCCAGGATGATTTCATCTTCCAAAGGATCATCTCTCTTCCAAAGGGTCGGAAGCTACTCGTAAGGTATCTTCAGCTTATCTTCCCTGGCAGCGACCTAATGAGGATAGTCTGCATGGGCATTTTCCGTCACTTGAGATCACTCTTTGGAACCATCTCACCCGATCCTGATAtcgccaaaaccacaaacaaGCTCGCAAACGTTGTGAACTCGTGCATCCACAAGATGGAGTTGGGACCCATAAGCGCGTGCCTAGCAGCGGTCTCCTGCTCTTCCGAGCAGCCACCGCTCCGTCCTTTAGGCACTCCTGTTGGAGACGGAGCTTCCACGGTGCTGAAATCTACGCTCGACAGGGCTTCAGAGCTTCTCCGGGGTAATAACTTCAACACCGCGGGCATGGCTCTGTGGCGTGCTTCCTTCAACGAGTTCTACAACCTTCTGATGAGGTATTGCATCAGCAAATACGACGGTATCATGCAGAGTTTGAATTCGCAGTTGCCTCCAGAGTTTGCGGGTGAGATATCTGACGCAGCTGCGCAAGCCATTGTCCGCGAAATGCCTATTGAGCTTCTGCGTTCGAGTTTCCCACATATTGATGAGCAGCAGAAGAGGTTACTGATGGAGTTTTTGAAACGATCTATGCTCGGAAGCCAGAAAACAGAGCAGCCAGTCCTAAGCTGA
- the LOC106354765 gene encoding pentatricopeptide repeat-containing protein At1g79080, chloroplastic, protein MSTQLNPISSMAAYPSPVGFVSHLPTGFPHFPSVNKGVSRVLASTQITLSPKDSAFTITGSSWKPDDPRSDEPRLNSHFSHLQSLVTKGQKPNVTHSTQLLYDLCKANRLKKAIRVIELMVTSGVIPDASAYTYLVNQLCKRGNVGYAMQLVEKMEHHGFPPNTVTHNALVRGLCMLGSLSQSLQFVERLMERGLAPNAFTYSFLLEAAYKERGTDEAVKLLEEIVAKGGEVNLVCYNVLLTGFCKEGRTDDALKMFREMMPEKGFKPNVVSYNICLRCLCCDGRWEEANELLAEMDGGDKSPSVVTYNILINSLAFHGRTDQAMEVLSEMGRGVTATSYNPVIARLCKEGKVDLVVKCLDDMIYRRCKPNEGTYNALGALCEGGNDKVREAFYIIQSLSKRQRCCTHDFYKSVITSLCRKGNTFAAFQLLCEMTRCGFEPDSHTYSALIRGLCNEGMFGGAMEVLSIMEESGLCKPTVDNFNAMILGFCKIRRTDLALEVFETMVERKRMPNETTYVIVVEGIAHEGELELAREVLEELRSRKVVGQNAVDRIVMQFNLDFD, encoded by the coding sequence ATGTCGACTCAATTGAACCCAATCTCATCCATGGCGGCGTACCCATCTCCGGTAGGGTTCGTCTCCCACCTCCCCACCGGCTTCCCCCACTTCCCCTCCGTCAACAAAGGCGTCTCCAGAGTCTTAGCTTCGACCCAGATAACGCTATCCCCCAAAGACTCCGCCTTTACCATCACCGGATCCAGCTGGAAACCCGACGACCCGAGAAGCGACGAGCCAAGACTAAACAGCCACTTCTCCCACCTCCAATCCCTCGTCACGAAAGGGCAAAAACCCAACGTAACACACTCCACCCAGCTCCTCTACGACCTCTGCAAAGCCAACAGGCTCAAGAAAGCCATCCGCGTGATCGAGCTAATGGTCACCTCGGGAGTCATCCCCGACGCCTCCGCCTACACCTACCTCGTCAACCAGCTCTGCAAGCGAGGCAACGTCGGCTACGCGATGCAGCTCGTCGAGAAAATGGAACACCACGGCTTCCCTCCCAACACCGTCACTCACAACGCTCTTGTCCGCGGCCTCTGCATGCTCGGGAGCCTCAGCCAGAGCCTCCAGTTCGTCGAGAGGCTCATGGAGAGAGGCCTAGCTCCCAACGCCTTCACTTACTCCTTCCTCCTCGAGGCTGCTTACAAAGAGCGCGGCACTGATGAAGCTGTTAAACTCCTGGAGGAGATTGTTGCCAAGGGTGGTGAGGTTAATCTGGTTTGTTACAATGTGCTGTTGACTGGCTTTTGTAAAGAAGGGAGGACTGATGACGCGTTGAAGATGTTTAGAGAGATGATGCCGGAGAAAGGGTTTAAGCCTAATGTTGTTAGTTATAATATCTGTTTGAGGTGTTTGTGCTGTGATGGGAGGTGGGAGGAGGCGAATGAGCTGTTAGCTGAGATGGACGGTGGAGATAAGTCTCCTTCGGTTGTTACTTACAACATTTTGATCAACTCGTTGGCTTTTCATGGAAGGACGGACCAGGCGATGGAGGTTTTGAGCGAGATGGGGAGAGGAGTCACCGCAACCAGCTATAACCCTGTGATCGCGCGTCTGTGCAAGGAAGGGAAGGTTGATCTCGTCGTGAAGTGTCTGGACGACATGATTTACAGACGCTGTAAGCCTAACGAAGGTACCTACAACGCGTTAGGAGCGTTGTGCGAGGGTGGCAACGACAAGGTGCGTGAAGCGTTTTACATTATACAGAGTTTGAGCAAGAGGCAGAGATGCTGCACGCACGATTTCTACAAGAGCGTGATCACGAGCCTGTGCAGGAAAGGCAACACGTTCGCTGCGTTTCAGCTCTTGTGCGAGATGACTAGGTGCGGGTTCGAACCTGACTCGCATACCTACTCGGCTTTGATCAGGGGGCTGTGTAACGAAGGGATGTTTGGTGGAGCGATGGAGGTTTTGtcgataatggaggagagtggGTTGTGTAAGCCCACGGTGGATAACTTTAACGCGATGATTCTTGGGTTTTGCAAGATAAGGAGGACGGATTTGGCGTTGGAGGTGTTTGAGACGATGGTTGAGAGGAAGAGGATGCCGAATGAGACGACGTATGTGATAGTGGTTGAAGGGATAGCTCATGAGGGTGAGCTGGAGCTGGCTAGAGAGGTTCTTGAGGAGCTGAGGTCGCGTAAGGTTGTGGGGCAGAATGCAGTAGATAGGATTGTGATGCAGTttaatttagattttgattGA